One Glycine soja cultivar W05 chromosome 2, ASM419377v2, whole genome shotgun sequence genomic region harbors:
- the LOC114371163 gene encoding calmodulin-like, translating into MANAWTEDQIAIFHEAFDVVDKDSDGFISVDELLSIVRSLEGNSTKEEIREMISEVDIDGNGRSVNFENFLKIMGRTMKENQTEELKDSFKVFDRDNDGYISATELRQVMVKLGERLTDEEVEQMIREADLDGDGRVSYEEFVRFMTLN; encoded by the exons ATGGCAAATGCATGGACAGAAGATCAAATAGCTATATTCCATGAAGCGTTTGACGTTGTTGACAAGGACTCCGACG GTTTCATTTCGGTGGACGAACTCTTATCCATTGTGCGATCATTAGAAGGAAACtcaacaaaagaagaaattcGAGAAATGATTAGTGAAGTTGACATTGATGGAAATGGCCGGAGTGTAAATTTTGAAAACTTCTTGAAAATTatgggaaggacaatgaag GAAAATCAGACTGAGGAGCTAAAAGACTCGTTCAAAGTATTCGACAGGGATAATGATGGATATATATCAGCAACTGAG ctgagACAAGTAATGGTGAAATTGGGAGAGAGGCTAACAGACGAAGAAGTTGAACAAATGATTAGAGAAGCTGATTTGGATGGAGATGGTCGAGTTAGCTATGAAGAATTTGTGAGGTTTATGACGTTAAATTGA